Proteins from a genomic interval of Streptomyces sp. Tu6071:
- a CDS encoding HAD family hydrolase — protein MAAASPYSLVATDLDGTLLRDQRDTVTVRTRAALARAGRAGARHIVVTGRPAPQTRTLLRAIGYRGLAVCAQGAQVYDADSGRLVHSVRMERELAETALGKIEAELGQVYAGVNQDGSDGLMLMEPGFVTPPPTLPSVRVRRRAELWSRPICKVLLMAPGRTEDALAEVARAVVGDLVNVVMAGPGAVELQPRGLSKAYGLERAAELLGRTGADTIAFGDMPNDIPMFGWAGHGVAMANAHAELLAVADEVTCANTEDGVAVVLERLYGS, from the coding sequence ATGGCCGCAGCGTCCCCGTACTCCCTCGTCGCCACCGATCTGGACGGCACCCTCCTGCGGGACCAGCGGGACACGGTCACCGTGCGCACGAGAGCCGCGCTCGCGCGGGCCGGGCGCGCGGGCGCGCGGCACATCGTCGTGACGGGCCGCCCCGCCCCCCAGACCCGCACCCTCCTGCGCGCGATCGGCTACCGGGGGCTCGCCGTGTGCGCCCAGGGCGCGCAGGTCTACGACGCGGACTCGGGGCGCCTCGTGCACTCCGTACGCATGGAGCGCGAGCTGGCCGAGACGGCGCTCGGCAAGATCGAGGCGGAACTCGGGCAGGTGTACGCGGGCGTCAACCAGGACGGCAGCGACGGCCTCATGCTCATGGAGCCCGGTTTCGTCACCCCGCCGCCGACGCTGCCCTCCGTACGGGTGCGGCGGCGCGCCGAGTTGTGGTCGCGGCCGATCTGCAAGGTGCTCCTGATGGCGCCGGGGCGCACCGAGGACGCGCTCGCGGAGGTGGCGCGGGCGGTCGTCGGGGACCTCGTGAACGTCGTGATGGCGGGCCCGGGAGCCGTCGAGCTCCAGCCGCGCGGGCTCTCGAAGGCGTACGGGCTGGAGCGGGCCGCCGAGCTGCTGGGGCGCACGGGCGCCGACACGATCGCCTTCGGCGACATGCCGAACGACATCCCCATGTTCGGCTGGGCGGGCCACGGCGTCGCGATGGCGAACGCGCACGCGGAGCTGCTCGCGGTCGCCGACGAGGTGACGTGCGCCAATACGGAGGACGGGGTCGCCGTGGTCCTTGAGCGCCTGTACGGGTCGTGA
- a CDS encoding helix-turn-helix transcriptional regulator, producing the protein MLPGPPSPDLTPTARALRTLDLLWERPGLGAGELAGRLGVTERAVRRYVGMLREAGVPVESVPGPGGGYRLGRGARLPPVRFTQEEALGLVMAVLGGRPELVGTALGKVVRALPAEVGRQAALLGAYAAAAPDPYVTRPDPVLTAELAGAVAARRRVALGYRDDAEAEVDPWALVVRQGRWYLLCHSHRAAAVRTYRVDRIRAVRALDRRFTPPPDLDPVAALEEHLGLGWEFGTRVVFHAPLADVAPWLRPHMGRLEALDDASCVLVGSTRNPAMYAGEWLARVPFGFRVEGGEELRAEVAALAERFARAVEVA; encoded by the coding sequence ATGCTCCCCGGCCCGCCCTCTCCCGACCTCACCCCCACCGCCCGCGCCCTCCGCACGCTCGACCTGCTGTGGGAGCGGCCCGGTCTCGGGGCGGGGGAGCTGGCGGGGCGGCTCGGGGTGACGGAGCGGGCCGTGCGCCGGTACGTGGGGATGCTGCGCGAGGCGGGGGTGCCCGTGGAGTCCGTGCCGGGGCCGGGGGGCGGGTACCGGCTGGGACGGGGGGCGCGGCTCCCGCCCGTGCGGTTCACGCAGGAGGAGGCGCTCGGGCTCGTGATGGCGGTGCTCGGCGGGCGGCCCGAGCTGGTCGGGACGGCGCTCGGGAAGGTCGTGCGGGCGCTCCCGGCGGAGGTGGGGCGGCAGGCCGCGCTGCTCGGCGCGTACGCGGCGGCCGCGCCGGACCCGTACGTGACCCGTCCCGATCCCGTCCTGACCGCCGAGCTCGCCGGGGCCGTCGCGGCCCGCCGCCGGGTCGCGCTCGGCTACCGCGACGACGCCGAGGCCGAGGTCGATCCCTGGGCGCTCGTCGTCCGCCAGGGCCGCTGGTACCTCCTGTGCCACTCGCACCGGGCCGCCGCCGTCCGGACGTACCGCGTCGACCGCATCCGCGCCGTTCGCGCGCTGGACCGGCGCTTCACCCCGCCCCCGGACCTCGACCCGGTCGCCGCTCTGGAGGAACACCTCGGCCTGGGCTGGGAGTTCGGCACACGCGTCGTCTTCCACGCGCCGCTCGCCGACGTCGCGCCCTGGCTCCGGCCGCACATGGGCCGGCTCGAAGCGCTCGACGACGCCTCCTGCGTCCTCGTCGGCAGCACGCGCAACCCCGCCATGTACGCGGGCGAATGGCTCGCCCGGGTGCCGTTCGGCTTCCGGGTCGAGGGCGGCGAGGAGCTGCGCGCGGAGGTCGCGGCCCTCGCCGAGCGCTTCGCGAGGGCGGTCGAGGTGGCGTAG
- a CDS encoding alpha/beta fold hydrolase: MDVVLVGGLWLDGSAWERVVPELAALGHRPVPVTLPGQGDGNGAATLDDQLDAVLAAVDAAPGKVLVVGHSAACGLAWLAADRRPERVAKLALIGGMPAADGKPYADFFEVRDGAMPFPGWEPFAGPESDDLGEEGRRAFAAAAVPVPEGVARGTIRLTDARRYDVPVLVVCPEFSPEQAREWIAGGAIPELPLAKHLDYADIDSGHWPMLTAPTPLAHILAEAADTADTAA, translated from the coding sequence ATGGACGTGGTGCTTGTCGGTGGGCTGTGGCTCGACGGTTCGGCGTGGGAGCGGGTGGTGCCCGAGCTGGCGGCGCTCGGGCACCGGCCGGTGCCCGTGACGTTGCCGGGGCAGGGGGACGGCAACGGCGCGGCCACGCTCGACGACCAGCTCGACGCCGTACTCGCCGCCGTGGACGCGGCGCCGGGGAAGGTCCTCGTCGTGGGGCACTCCGCCGCCTGCGGGCTGGCCTGGCTCGCGGCCGACCGGCGGCCCGAACGGGTCGCGAAACTCGCGCTGATCGGCGGGATGCCGGCCGCGGACGGAAAGCCGTACGCGGACTTCTTCGAGGTACGGGACGGAGCGATGCCCTTTCCCGGCTGGGAGCCCTTCGCCGGGCCGGAGTCCGACGACCTCGGCGAGGAAGGCCGCCGCGCCTTCGCCGCCGCGGCGGTCCCCGTCCCCGAGGGCGTCGCCCGCGGCACGATCCGCCTCACCGACGCCCGCCGCTACGACGTCCCCGTACTCGTGGTGTGCCCCGAGTTCTCCCCGGAGCAGGCCCGCGAGTGGATCGCGGGAGGCGCCATCCCCGAACTCCCCCTCGCCAAACACCTCGACTACGCCGACATCGACTCGGGCCACTGGCCCATGCTCACCGCGCCGACCCCCCTGGCCCACATCCTGGCGGAAGCGGCGGACACCGCGGACACGGCGGCCTGA